A window of Amblyraja radiata isolate CabotCenter1 chromosome 25, sAmbRad1.1.pri, whole genome shotgun sequence contains these coding sequences:
- the LOC116987429 gene encoding protein PML-like → MEAKLVTRLEEYFQCGLCNKPATSPKLLECLHTFCAGCLERESNGSDVTCPICEMVTKKGLSSLPDNIFVSNLQNSVRKQQQILESAEQRCASCEENTSAEFVCLECDKVLCNKCFHTHQVLMPDHKKHVETLGTLRKLNSDEFLKILRRSKDLLCSSHENQTISLYCRTCSMWLCVLCVLLEHKDHDCTPVRKQINLLKSELQETLAAIVTKQEEFVESQSQLELLVDDVNRDKYKLTDLIEARVQAALQKVKEEERRLINELQELHSSKTHKLQVSLNSMKNVLKRMGVSKNVVSQLLRYATEQEILKLHGTIKSALAELRKEKPMDVHVDNTIIDFQECCKFPEKMLGNLMITRLKHESTLDGKSSLPGCRIAVKVKEVGQYLKCNSNKRKCYTAEEAEASKKLCVKEEPSSFTEDDSTAGPSSHQQSRTPSIECVTVITDSDGQEQVSMFMNTEVQVIQIDSEDLK, encoded by the exons ATGGAGGCCAAGCTGGTAACAAGGCTCGAGGAATATTTTCAGTGCGGGCTCTGCAACAAGCCGGCAACAAGTCCAAAGCTCCTCGAGTGCCTTCATACCTTTTGTGCAGGTTGTCTGGAGCGCGAATCCAATGGGAGCGATGTCACCTGTCCCATCTGCGAAATGGTGACCAAGAAAGGTCTCTCTTCCCTGCCAGACAATATATTTGTGTCAAACTTGCAGAACAGTGTGAGAAAGCAGCAGCAAATCCTGGAAAGTGCAGAACAGCGCTGTGCCTCCTGTGAGGAGAATACGTCTGCAGAGTTTGTGTGCCTGGAGTGTGACAAGGTGCTGTGTAACAAGTGCTTCCACACTCATCAGGTGTTGATGCCAGATCACAAGAAGCACGTGGAGACCTTGGGCACTTTGCGAAAGTTGAATTCAGATGAGTTCTTGAAGATTCTAAGAAGATCAAAGGATCTCCTCTGCAGCTCACATGAAAATCAGACAATTAG TCTGTACTGTAGAACCTGCTCGATGTGGCTCTGTGTCCTGTGCGTTCTTCTGGAACACAAAGACCACGATTGCACCCCTGTGCGAAAACAGATCAACCTTTTGAAGAGCGAGCTGCAGGAAACGCTGGCAGCAATAGTCACAAAGCAAGAAGAGTTTGTTGAATCACAGAGCCAACTGGAACTGCTCGTGGATGACGTGAACAGGGACAAGTACAAGCTGACAGATCTGATCGAAGCCCGGGTTCAGGCTGCCCTGCAGAAGGTGAAGGAGGAGGAGCGCAGGCTGATCAATGAGCTGCAGGAGCTTCACTCCTCCAAAACCCACAAGCTGCAGGTGAGTCTGAACAGCATGAAGAACGTGTTGAAGAGAATGGGGGTGAGCAAAAACGTGGTGTCCCAGTTGTTGCGCTATGCCACAGAACAGGAAATCCTGAAGCTGCATGGAACAATCAAGTCAGCTCTCGCAGAACTACGGAAAGAAAAGCCAATGGATGTGCATGTGGACAACACCATTATCGACTTTCAGGAATGCTGCAAGTTTCCAGAGAAAATGCTGGGCAATTTGATGATCACGAGAT TGAAACACGAGTCCACTTTGGATGGAAAGTCATCGTTGCCTGGATGCAGAATTGCTGTGAAGGTGAAG GAAGTTGGCCAATATTTGAAGTGTAACTCCAACAAAAGGAAATGTTATACAGCTGAGGAAGCAGAAGCCTCCAAAAAACTGTGTGTGAAAGAAGAGCCAAGTAGCTTCACTGAGGACGATTCCACCGCTGGCCCAAGCAGCCACCAGCAGAGCCGCACGCCCTCCATAGAGTGTGTCACTGTTATCACCGACTCTGATGGACAGGAACAGGTGTCCATGTTTATGAACACTGAAG TACAGGTGATACAAATAGATTCTGAAGACTTGAAATGA